A part of Verrucomicrobiota bacterium genomic DNA contains:
- a CDS encoding GDSL family lipase: MVFDGDSITDGWQSKGRLVWQERYAKLGAFDFGISGDRTEHLLWRLSQGQMNGIHPRLILLMIGTNNLSKNSNEQIAEGIKAIINQYRSLCPDAVIIVQGIFPRTQSATNPIRERIKEINRIVAGYADGKRLLFLDFGDKFLEPDGTMSPEIMPDFLHPSAKGYQIWADAIQPVIDQYFPPAK; encoded by the coding sequence TTGGTCTTCGACGGGGACTCGATCACCGACGGGTGGCAGTCAAAGGGGAGACTGGTATGGCAGGAACGCTATGCCAAGCTGGGTGCCTTTGATTTCGGAATCAGCGGCGACCGGACCGAGCACTTGCTATGGAGGCTTTCTCAGGGACAGATGAACGGGATCCATCCCAGGCTCATTCTCCTCATGATCGGGACGAACAATCTGTCCAAGAACTCGAACGAGCAGATTGCCGAGGGAATCAAGGCTATCATCAACCAATACAGAAGCCTCTGTCCGGATGCCGTGATCATAGTCCAAGGGATCTTTCCACGCACTCAGAGTGCCACAAATCCAATCCGCGAACGCATCAAGGAGATCAATAGGATCGTCGCCGGTTATGCCGATGGGAAGAGGCTGCTCTTCCTTGATTTTGGAGACAAATTCCTCGAACCCGACGGGACCATGAGCCCGGAGATCATGCCGGATTTTCTTCATCCCAGTGCGAAGGGTTACCAGATCTGGGCCGATGCCATCCAACCCGTGATCGACCAATACTTCCCTCCTGCGAAGTAA
- the hemB gene encoding porphobilinogen synthase: MSTTRSGLDLLRRMRRNRATPAVRALVRETVLRPEDLIQPLFVRAGEGVPELVESMPGVVRHTVDSLVETCRHLEQVGIRAMAIFPCIEGSKKNPEGSHAHASENVLFLAIRALKEACPGLAIIADVALDPYTDHGHDGLLDVRGEVENDSTVEALKRLAVAQAEAGADIVAPSDMMDGRVKAIRMALDAAGFQGTGILAYAAKYASAYYGPFRDALKSGSGQSTPKLDKRGYQMDPGNVREALHEVQLDEEEGADMVMVKPAGPYLDIIRAVRGHTLLPVAAYQVSGEYAQIHAAARLGWLDYQATRDESLLAIKRAGADMILTYFAAEVAASLKV; the protein is encoded by the coding sequence ATGAGCACGACCCGATCCGGACTTGATCTCCTACGCAGGATGCGGCGCAACCGCGCCACACCCGCCGTGCGTGCCCTGGTCCGGGAGACTGTTCTACGTCCGGAGGACCTGATTCAACCCCTGTTTGTCCGTGCGGGTGAGGGAGTTCCCGAGCTTGTGGAGTCGATGCCCGGAGTGGTCCGGCATACAGTGGATTCTCTGGTCGAGACGTGCCGTCACTTGGAGCAGGTCGGAATCAGGGCGATGGCGATTTTTCCCTGCATCGAGGGCTCGAAGAAGAACCCCGAAGGCTCCCATGCCCATGCCTCGGAGAATGTTCTTTTTTTAGCGATTCGAGCGTTGAAGGAGGCTTGCCCCGGCTTAGCCATCATCGCTGATGTGGCTCTCGATCCCTACACCGACCATGGTCATGATGGATTGCTGGATGTCCGTGGTGAAGTAGAGAATGATTCCACGGTGGAGGCGCTGAAGAGGCTGGCCGTAGCGCAGGCGGAAGCTGGAGCGGATATCGTCGCACCCTCTGACATGATGGATGGGCGGGTTAAGGCGATCCGCATGGCGCTGGATGCCGCCGGTTTTCAAGGGACTGGGATTCTGGCCTATGCCGCCAAATATGCCTCCGCTTACTACGGACCGTTCCGGGATGCGCTGAAGAGCGGCTCCGGTCAATCGACCCCCAAGCTCGATAAGCGCGGCTACCAGATGGATCCGGGCAATGTGCGTGAGGCTCTGCATGAGGTACAGCTCGACGAGGAGGAGGGGGCCGACATGGTGATGGTGAAGCCCGCTGGTCCCTACCTCGATATTATCCGTGCGGTGCGTGGGCACACGCTGCTTCCGGTCGCGGCCTATCAGGTCTCCGGCGAATATGCCCAGATCCATGCAGCCGCCCGGTTGGGATGGCTCGACTACCAGGCGACGCGGGATGAATCGCTGCTTGCCATCAAGCGAGCTGGAGCTGACATGATCCTGACCTATTTTGCGGCCGAGGTCGCGGCATCGCTGAAAGTATGA
- a CDS encoding TrbI/VirB10 family protein codes for MNLRDFKTELLNKPTGRLILFLFAGGVILAFILLHRGEGKVSKVTPDIPVQATAAKGYTIDEGIPDIQPVRPTPTPKPAAVQTDGRPLAVKTPPPIPQAIFAMKENSLSENYLPYGRLLKCELVNTVDSINLDTPIIGLITEDVWRDGRLIIPAGTEVHGVAKTSAARDRVGSEHQWMLVFQNGKQLPLAGTVLDYAPDEKEPGRWKDTDGSAGLRGYQIASDKYAEAKAMLASMVAAGAGAFPGVTNIISPLTGGATQLQGGGMTQALSAGIQAGGQLYAQRLLDGLQKNPYYIRVPGGTLFYLYVTQTVDLDKAARGLAANNNPSAK; via the coding sequence ATGAACCTCCGCGATTTCAAGACGGAGCTACTCAACAAGCCGACCGGGCGGCTGATCCTCTTCCTGTTTGCAGGAGGGGTGATTCTGGCCTTCATCCTGTTGCATCGAGGCGAAGGGAAGGTGAGCAAGGTAACCCCGGACATTCCGGTGCAGGCCACAGCAGCCAAGGGGTACACGATTGACGAGGGGATCCCTGACATCCAACCGGTGAGGCCGACGCCCACCCCGAAGCCTGCTGCCGTGCAGACTGATGGAAGACCCCTTGCGGTGAAGACCCCACCACCGATTCCGCAGGCGATCTTTGCCATGAAGGAGAACTCACTGAGTGAGAACTACCTTCCCTATGGACGACTCCTGAAATGCGAGTTGGTAAATACGGTGGACTCCATCAACCTGGATACACCGATCATCGGCCTGATTACTGAGGATGTCTGGAGGGATGGACGACTCATCATCCCGGCAGGGACGGAGGTTCACGGGGTTGCCAAGACCAGTGCCGCTAGAGATCGGGTAGGCTCCGAGCATCAGTGGATGCTCGTCTTCCAGAACGGGAAGCAACTCCCCCTAGCTGGCACGGTGCTGGACTACGCGCCTGATGAGAAGGAGCCAGGGCGCTGGAAAGATACTGATGGATCGGCGGGACTACGGGGCTATCAGATCGCCTCCGACAAGTATGCGGAGGCGAAGGCGATGTTAGCCTCGATGGTTGCCGCAGGGGCGGGAGCTTTCCCAGGGGTGACCAACATTATTTCCCCGCTGACGGGGGGAGCCACGCAGCTTCAGGGAGGAGGAATGACACAGGCCCTATCTGCAGGAATCCAAGCCGGTGGACAGCTCTATGCCCAGCGGCTCCTCGATGGGCTGCAGAAGAACCCCTACTACATCCGCGTTCCGGGCGGGACGCTCTTCTACCTCTACGTCACCCAGACGGTCGATCTCGACAAGGCCGCTCGCGGGCTTGCCGCAAATAACAACCCATCCGCCAAATGA
- a CDS encoding ABC-2 family transporter protein produces MLETLGKYRAIFSIGLQNTFVYRWNFLLRSLFALIPLFGTVFVWRAIFDGTSGSIAGYDFSEMVFYFLIVLLVDNLITPTEDEWQIAAEIREGQLSSFLLKPFDFLAYRSCIFVGSRLLYTAVTLLPVIGVFWWYGQYLQWPAHASTWAWFLISLVMAGAIQFLIAYSLAMLAFWILEISTVVFILYSFEYFLSGKLFPLDTVPGVAGTVLRLLPFPYELYFPVAVLMEKIQGPRLLEGLIIQATWVLLCFLLARGLWSAGIRRYEAVGI; encoded by the coding sequence ATCCTTGAAACTCTCGGTAAATACAGGGCCATTTTCTCCATCGGCCTGCAGAACACATTTGTCTACCGCTGGAATTTCCTGCTTCGCTCCCTCTTCGCCCTGATCCCGCTCTTCGGGACTGTCTTCGTCTGGAGGGCCATCTTCGACGGCACCTCGGGATCGATCGCCGGATACGACTTCAGCGAGATGGTCTTCTACTTCCTGATTGTCCTGCTGGTCGACAACCTGATCACCCCCACGGAGGACGAGTGGCAGATCGCGGCGGAGATTCGAGAAGGCCAACTCAGCTCCTTCCTGCTCAAGCCGTTTGATTTCCTTGCCTATCGCTCCTGCATCTTTGTTGGCTCCAGGCTTCTCTACACCGCCGTCACCCTACTCCCCGTGATCGGCGTCTTTTGGTGGTACGGGCAATATCTGCAGTGGCCGGCTCATGCCTCTACCTGGGCATGGTTCCTCATCAGCCTGGTAATGGCCGGCGCCATCCAGTTCCTGATCGCCTACTCGCTCGCGATGCTCGCCTTCTGGATCCTCGAGATCTCGACCGTCGTCTTCATCCTCTACTCGTTCGAATACTTCCTCAGCGGCAAGCTCTTCCCGCTCGATACCGTCCCGGGAGTTGCCGGAACGGTGTTGCGACTGCTTCCCTTTCCCTACGAGCTCTACTTTCCCGTGGCCGTCCTGATGGAGAAGATCCAGGGCCCTAGGCTCTTGGAGGGCCTGATCATCCAGGCGACCTGGGTGCTACTCTGCTTCCTTCTCGCCCGAGGACTCTGGAGTGCGGGTATTCGCCGCTACGAGGCGGTTGGCATTTAG
- a CDS encoding Fic family protein produces MTYIHQRKEWPEFRWNEARLLPLLAKVRHQQGRLLGQMEGLGFHLRGEANLESLTSEVIGSSAIEGEKLDEEEVRSSIARRLGIVDAGVAPVNRHVEGVVEMMLDATRKFGEALTAERLFSWHAALFPSGRSGMRRITTGAWRTGEDGPMQVVSGAMGRENVHFEAPDADLLDEEVCRFLEWFEGSTTIDPVLKAGIAHFWFVTIHPFEDGNGRIARAIAELALARADGVAERFYSMSTQIEKERKQYYDSLESSQRGTIDITLWLEWFLDCLDRALEEAQISLRGILHKARVWERINQDGPVNERQHAVINRLLDGFEGKLSTSKYAKIAKCSADTALRDINDLLTRGLMLREDGAGRSTGYRLAEPVAEKTRNET; encoded by the coding sequence ATGACCTATATCCATCAGCGTAAAGAGTGGCCCGAGTTCCGATGGAACGAGGCGAGGCTGCTGCCACTTTTGGCAAAGGTCCGGCACCAGCAGGGTCGGCTGCTTGGACAAATGGAGGGACTCGGTTTCCATCTCCGTGGTGAGGCCAACCTTGAAAGCCTGACCAGCGAGGTGATCGGGTCCAGCGCGATCGAGGGGGAAAAACTCGATGAGGAGGAGGTGCGCTCCTCGATTGCGAGACGCCTGGGGATTGTTGATGCGGGGGTGGCTCCTGTGAATCGTCACGTCGAGGGGGTTGTTGAGATGATGCTCGATGCTACTCGCAAGTTCGGCGAAGCACTCACAGCCGAGAGACTCTTTTCATGGCATGCGGCTTTATTTCCAAGCGGGCGTAGTGGGATGAGACGCATCACCACGGGAGCATGGCGTACCGGGGAGGATGGCCCCATGCAGGTGGTCTCCGGAGCGATGGGGCGGGAAAATGTTCATTTTGAGGCCCCGGATGCAGACCTCCTTGATGAGGAGGTCTGCCGCTTCCTGGAATGGTTCGAGGGAAGCACGACGATTGATCCTGTTCTCAAGGCTGGCATTGCACATTTCTGGTTTGTGACGATCCACCCGTTTGAAGACGGCAATGGCCGTATTGCCAGGGCCATTGCAGAGTTGGCGCTCGCAAGGGCGGACGGCGTGGCGGAGCGTTTTTACAGCATGTCCACGCAGATCGAGAAGGAGAGGAAGCAGTATTACGATTCGCTGGAAAGCAGCCAGCGCGGAACCATCGACATCACCCTGTGGTTGGAGTGGTTTCTGGACTGTCTGGACAGAGCGCTTGAAGAGGCGCAGATAAGCCTTCGGGGAATCCTGCATAAGGCGAGGGTCTGGGAGCGCATCAACCAAGACGGCCCGGTGAATGAACGCCAGCATGCGGTGATCAACCGTCTGCTCGACGGGTTTGAGGGAAAACTTTCCACCTCCAAGTATGCAAAGATTGCGAAGTGCTCTGCGGACACTGCGCTTCGCGACATCAACGACCTGCTGACACGAGGCCTGATGCTTCGGGAAGATGGGGCAGGGAGAAGCACCGGCTATCGTCTCGCGGAGCCAGTTGCCGAGAAGACTCGAAATGAAACGTAG
- a CDS encoding tyrosine-type recombinase/integrase has translation MTSKSLKKKRGPIEVIEGKGIKVPIYSSPVRGVTSFQLSYYKEGKRDRERTSSIESARKRARELIEELASGKAHGGVTFSAAQAAVLKDVGESLKAFDVPISRAVREYVEALRILKGQGTLSEAAQFFVREDKKRKIPQIKFKELMDKYLLSITDNSYRYKQDTQARLRLAVKSFSTDVQDITTTKIDEWLDSIKARGRTRNNYRTSLASLFTYARNQGYLPENERTAVERVKKVKATANKAPGIYTPKEIKNLLSSIDDRWVPFVSIAAFTGMRSAELHRLDWKDVWLEKGYIEVAAQKAKTASRRLVPILPNLKAWLTRYKDKTGETPCPRFAHDSTLMSKFSQSADLVGFARVHNGFRHSFASYRLAQTQNAAQVALEMGNSPRKLFENYRELVTPEDAEEWFGIMPGIRKKPGNGQVDDSGKKPEKKGSAKKPKKKASPKDLVPGSSSSRSYRLKKLAAPK, from the coding sequence ATGACATCCAAATCACTGAAAAAGAAGAGAGGTCCGATTGAGGTCATCGAAGGCAAGGGTATCAAGGTGCCTATCTATAGCAGCCCTGTGCGTGGGGTGACGAGTTTTCAGCTCTCCTATTACAAGGAAGGTAAGCGCGACAGGGAGAGAACCTCCTCAATCGAGTCGGCAAGAAAAAGGGCCAGGGAACTCATTGAAGAACTCGCCAGCGGTAAGGCGCATGGAGGGGTGACATTTTCAGCTGCCCAGGCAGCAGTCCTTAAAGACGTAGGTGAATCTCTGAAGGCATTCGACGTACCTATCTCAAGAGCCGTGCGTGAGTATGTTGAAGCCCTCAGAATTCTGAAAGGGCAAGGCACCCTTTCCGAGGCGGCACAGTTCTTTGTCCGGGAGGACAAGAAGCGGAAAATCCCGCAGATAAAATTCAAGGAACTGATGGACAAGTACCTGCTCTCCATCACGGACAACTCCTATCGTTACAAGCAGGATACACAGGCGCGCCTGAGACTCGCAGTGAAGTCGTTTTCAACGGATGTCCAAGACATAACAACGACCAAGATTGATGAGTGGTTGGATTCAATAAAGGCCAGGGGAAGGACAAGAAATAACTACCGCACGTCTCTAGCCAGTCTCTTCACCTATGCCCGAAATCAGGGCTATTTGCCTGAAAATGAAAGGACAGCTGTCGAGAGGGTCAAGAAAGTCAAAGCGACCGCGAACAAGGCCCCGGGCATTTACACCCCGAAGGAGATCAAAAATCTCCTCTCATCAATCGACGACAGGTGGGTTCCCTTTGTGTCGATTGCTGCATTCACGGGAATGAGGTCAGCCGAACTACACCGGCTGGATTGGAAAGATGTATGGCTGGAAAAGGGTTACATCGAGGTGGCTGCCCAGAAGGCCAAAACAGCCAGCAGAAGGCTGGTTCCGATATTGCCGAACCTCAAAGCGTGGCTCACCCGATACAAGGACAAGACGGGAGAGACTCCCTGTCCCCGGTTTGCCCATGACTCGACCCTGATGTCTAAGTTCAGCCAATCAGCAGATCTCGTGGGGTTCGCCCGGGTCCACAATGGATTCCGCCATTCCTTTGCCTCCTACAGGCTCGCTCAAACCCAGAATGCGGCTCAGGTGGCCTTGGAAATGGGAAACAGTCCCAGGAAGCTTTTTGAGAACTACCGTGAGTTGGTCACTCCGGAGGATGCAGAGGAGTGGTTCGGCATCATGCCGGGCATCAGGAAAAAACCCGGTAACGGGCAGGTAGATGATTCAGGTAAAAAGCCCGAGAAGAAGGGATCTGCCAAGAAACCCAAGAAAAAGGCATCACCGAAGGATCTCGTCCCAGGTAGCTCTTCGAGTCGCTCCTATCGCCTTAAGAAGCTCGCTGCGCCGAAATAG
- a CDS encoding YbjQ family protein, with protein MLASTTFDIPGYRITAHKGMVRGIIVRSPTIAQGILGGLKSIIGGRIGAYTEMCEQGRQHAYDAMVSHAAELGANAIIGVRYDASDLGDSATTEVLCYGTAVTVESAKA; from the coding sequence ATGCTGGCCTCCACCACCTTTGACATTCCCGGCTACCGAATCACCGCCCACAAGGGGATGGTTCGTGGCATCATCGTCCGCTCGCCGACCATCGCCCAGGGAATCCTCGGCGGACTCAAGAGCATTATAGGGGGCCGCATTGGAGCCTACACCGAGATGTGCGAGCAGGGACGCCAGCATGCCTACGATGCCATGGTCTCTCATGCTGCGGAACTCGGTGCCAACGCCATCATCGGAGTCCGCTACGATGCCTCCGATCTCGGCGACTCGGCTACTACTGAGGTCCTTTGTTACGGAACTGCAGTGACGGTGGAATCTGCTAAAGCGTAG
- a CDS encoding L,D-transpeptidase, with product MIRIRSLHLVSFSALLCGVVLFLSGCADTHHCLIVSVPDQKMLVLTDGKPVALYKVSTSKYGTGDHEGSYATPVGHLCIRKKIGEGSPLGSVFHSRKPTGEVLPPDAPGRDPIVTRILWLDGLEAHNRNAFSRCIYIHGTPQESLLGTPVSYGCIRMRSIDVKTLYELVGTGAQVVVTEGHLKETGL from the coding sequence ATGATCAGGATCCGGAGTCTTCATTTGGTATCGTTTTCGGCGTTGCTTTGCGGAGTGGTGCTTTTTCTCTCGGGTTGCGCGGACACCCATCATTGCCTGATCGTGAGCGTTCCCGATCAGAAGATGCTCGTGCTGACCGATGGGAAGCCCGTGGCTCTTTACAAGGTCTCGACTTCGAAATACGGGACGGGTGACCACGAGGGAAGCTATGCCACGCCGGTCGGTCATCTTTGTATCCGTAAGAAGATAGGTGAAGGCTCTCCTCTGGGGTCTGTTTTTCATTCGCGCAAACCGACGGGGGAGGTTCTTCCGCCGGATGCTCCGGGACGTGATCCCATTGTGACGCGGATTCTTTGGCTTGATGGTCTGGAAGCGCACAACCGCAATGCCTTCAGCCGCTGCATCTACATCCATGGCACACCTCAGGAGTCACTACTCGGCACACCGGTCAGTTATGGCTGCATCCGGATGCGTTCAATCGATGTCAAAACACTCTATGAACTCGTCGGGACGGGAGCCCAAGTCGTAGTCACCGAAGGGCATCTGAAAGAGACGGGACTTTAA
- a CDS encoding phospho-sugar mutase produces MSTLLDSIAAAEAAGSLLKSSAENIRTMLGRGSSPLAEDVITELAQGGLWDELNNRFFRAMAFGTGGLRGKTIGEVVTKAEAGLGRPDGRPEHACIGTNAMNDYNMVRATRGLATYVRGWHERNNRPGRPAIAISYDTRFFSREFADLAAKVMTDLGCDALLFEGPRSTPELSFAVRYKSAAAGINITASHNPPGYNGYKVYFDDGGQVVAPHDQGIIDLVNAGDDSYDPLPEAQRGQVIKIGREIDEAYMERLEKLIVDPELFHRKPKLKTVFTPLHGVGGVIIIPMLHRLGVECWPVPSQMVPDGLFPTVKSPNPEYPEALKLGMELADIEKADLVQATDPDDDRMGVAARDALGKLVLLTGNQIGSLMVWYRLKSLFEKGILTEANRDHAVVIKSLVTTDLQKAIALGFGVKCVETLTGFKYIGAKQRAYEEKLPAKIQANYRNLSEEETREARLKDSLFFVFGGEESYGYNTGDFVRDKDGNAAVICFAEVAAFAASEGITVVTLLDRIYSEYGFYLERGESLTFDGAEGAAKIKKLVDSYAGNPPAEIAGAKVLSVLNYATQDLYDSEGELIPKEAMITFETEGGWKVTVRPSGTEPKIKYYLYAAEKPSSGTFTPDELASTKLRVAEGLETLWQWLKADAALRAA; encoded by the coding sequence ATGTCCACTCTCCTCGATTCCATCGCCGCAGCCGAAGCCGCGGGTTCCCTCTTGAAGTCCTCCGCGGAGAATATCCGTACCATGCTTGGACGCGGATCCTCGCCGCTGGCTGAGGACGTCATCACGGAGTTGGCGCAAGGCGGACTTTGGGACGAACTGAACAACCGCTTTTTCCGCGCCATGGCCTTTGGTACCGGCGGTCTCCGCGGCAAAACAATCGGTGAGGTGGTGACCAAGGCGGAAGCCGGACTCGGTCGTCCGGATGGCCGTCCCGAGCATGCCTGCATCGGCACCAACGCGATGAACGACTACAATATGGTCCGCGCCACACGTGGGCTTGCCACCTACGTGCGAGGGTGGCACGAGCGGAATAACCGCCCCGGCCGGCCCGCCATTGCGATCAGCTACGACACACGCTTCTTCTCCCGGGAATTCGCCGATCTGGCCGCCAAGGTGATGACCGACCTGGGTTGTGATGCGCTCCTCTTCGAGGGGCCACGTTCCACTCCGGAGCTCTCCTTTGCCGTCCGTTACAAGAGTGCCGCCGCCGGCATCAATATCACGGCCAGCCACAATCCCCCGGGCTACAACGGCTACAAGGTCTACTTCGACGACGGAGGGCAGGTGGTCGCGCCGCATGATCAAGGAATCATCGATTTGGTGAATGCCGGTGATGATTCCTACGACCCCCTTCCCGAGGCGCAACGAGGTCAGGTGATCAAGATCGGCCGTGAAATCGATGAGGCTTACATGGAGCGATTGGAGAAGCTGATCGTTGATCCGGAGCTTTTTCATCGCAAGCCGAAGCTCAAGACCGTCTTCACCCCACTACACGGAGTTGGAGGAGTGATCATTATCCCGATGCTCCATCGCCTCGGTGTCGAGTGTTGGCCTGTTCCCTCCCAGATGGTTCCTGACGGTCTCTTCCCCACGGTCAAGTCCCCGAACCCCGAGTATCCCGAGGCTCTCAAGCTCGGGATGGAACTGGCTGACATCGAGAAAGCCGATCTCGTCCAAGCGACCGATCCCGATGACGACCGGATGGGTGTCGCTGCCCGCGATGCTTTAGGAAAACTGGTGCTGCTCACCGGCAATCAGATCGGTTCGCTCATGGTCTGGTACCGTCTCAAGAGTCTCTTTGAAAAGGGTATCCTAACCGAGGCCAACCGCGATCATGCCGTCGTGATCAAGAGTCTTGTGACCACGGATCTTCAGAAAGCGATCGCTCTTGGCTTCGGCGTGAAGTGCGTCGAGACCCTGACCGGTTTCAAATACATCGGTGCCAAGCAACGCGCCTACGAGGAGAAGCTTCCGGCGAAGATCCAGGCCAACTACCGCAACCTCTCCGAGGAGGAGACCCGGGAGGCGCGACTCAAGGATTCCCTCTTCTTTGTCTTCGGCGGAGAGGAGAGCTACGGCTACAACACTGGGGACTTCGTCCGCGACAAGGATGGCAATGCGGCCGTCATCTGCTTCGCTGAGGTTGCGGCCTTTGCTGCCAGCGAGGGAATCACGGTCGTGACACTGCTCGATCGGATTTACTCGGAATACGGTTTCTATCTTGAGCGGGGAGAATCGCTCACCTTCGACGGGGCCGAAGGTGCTGCGAAGATCAAGAAGCTGGTCGATTCCTATGCCGGCAATCCTCCGGCGGAAATCGCCGGAGCCAAGGTTCTCTCTGTTCTCAACTATGCCACCCAGGATCTCTATGACTCGGAGGGAGAGTTGATTCCGAAGGAGGCGATGATCACTTTCGAAACCGAAGGCGGCTGGAAAGTCACAGTTCGTCCCTCTGGTACCGAACCGAAGATCAAATACTACCTCTACGCCGCTGAAAAACCCTCTTCTGGAACCTTTACACCCGATGAGCTCGCCTCCACCAAGTTGCGAGTTGCCGAGGGACTCGAGACGCTCTGGCAGTGGCTCAAGGCGGATGCCGCGCTACGCGCGGCCTGA
- a CDS encoding excisionase family DNA-binding protein, which yields MISTSEVPKGDPPGVHPSAEFISSKVAAAWMGLPLRSFLQYVQMGELPSYKIGKHRLFRRSELLKAIGATRRATWDEILR from the coding sequence ATGATCAGTACATCTGAAGTCCCGAAAGGGGATCCGCCAGGTGTTCATCCTAGCGCAGAGTTCATCAGTTCAAAGGTCGCTGCGGCCTGGATGGGCCTGCCGCTCCGATCATTCCTTCAGTACGTCCAAATGGGTGAGCTTCCAAGTTATAAGATTGGTAAACACCGGCTATTTCGGCGCAGCGAGCTTCTTAAGGCGATAGGAGCGACTCGAAGAGCTACCTGGGACGAGATCCTTCGGTGA
- a CDS encoding L,D-transpeptidase, with protein MPSGDPHHEIIVSVKDQQLQLRIDGKSQAIYPVSTSRFGVGDRIGSYATPLGKFLVRMKIGMGQPLGEVFRSRTPTGEVLKPNAPGRDPIVTRILWLEGMEAGNRNAFNRGIYIHGTPQESALGRPASYGCIRMRSKDVATLCDRVGTGVTVRIINDHLPERSGWGGFLNANRLVAANTRTPESSGEKEAE; from the coding sequence ATCCCTTCTGGCGATCCTCATCATGAGATCATTGTGAGCGTGAAGGATCAGCAATTACAACTGAGGATCGATGGCAAATCACAGGCCATCTATCCCGTCTCAACGTCCCGGTTCGGGGTCGGCGACCGCATAGGGAGCTATGCCACCCCTTTGGGTAAGTTCCTTGTCCGCATGAAAATCGGTATGGGACAACCACTTGGGGAAGTCTTCCGCTCACGCACACCCACCGGGGAGGTTCTCAAGCCGAACGCCCCGGGTAGGGATCCCATCGTCACGCGGATCCTCTGGCTGGAAGGGATGGAGGCAGGAAATAGGAACGCCTTCAACCGCGGGATCTACATCCACGGAACCCCGCAGGAGAGTGCCCTGGGGCGGCCGGCCAGCTACGGATGCATCCGGATGCGCTCCAAGGATGTCGCCACGCTCTGTGATCGTGTCGGTACCGGCGTGACGGTTCGCATTATCAACGACCACCTTCCCGAGCGGTCGGGTTGGGGTGGATTCCTAAATGCCAACCGCCTCGTAGCGGCGAATACCCGCACTCCAGAGTCCTCGGGCGAGAAGGAAGCAGAGTAG